The DNA window AGCATGGTTGGTACCACTGGATTCATTAGGTCCTCTAGTTTCACTCAGCCCTCTATAGAAAGACAGGAGTGCCGGCCCGGTGGGTCTCAGAGGGTTAAATATAAGGTAGCTTTATAAGTCCTTATATACAAGCtgataattatatattttaatatcatAGTACATTTAGTTTAAATTGCACTTCACACACAGTCCAACACGTCCAGTTCTTCTCTAGTAAAGGGTTCCTGCAAGTGGGTTTCTGGCAGTCTGGGCTCCAGTAAAGTCAGAAAACTCCTCCGGGCCACGGCCTCACTTCCTCTTCAGCTCGTGGGTAATTCAGAGAAGATCTTCAGGCATGTTGTCTCAGCTGCAGAGATCTCTTTGGAAGCTGAAGAAGAGACGGACATTCTTGTCAAGTCGCGCAGGTTTGACTTGAATTCATCCATAAATCACAATCTGAAGCTGCACCTAAAGCATGCACACAAATCTATTAGTGGGATGTGGTTTTGGTCCAGAGTGACCTGAGCAGATCTTCCTCTGATGAAGCTTAAATCTGTGGAATCAAACCTCTGAGGAAACTTAAATTGATCTGCTGAGAGCAAATAACCCCAACAAGGCTTTGCCTCCCTATGCCTGTCTTTAGGCCACTGTGCGTGTGCTTTTGTGTCTGCGGGCTCGCTGACCGGCTTCAGTGCTCCGTCTTTGTCTTCCTGTCTGGAGGGCGAGCTGAGTGACATCCAGGAGTGAGCGACGGCGGCGACCGTAGCCTGACGAGCCcatcttcttctctggagcATTGGGCTCTCTGTCCTTGTTGGTGATctggtgcagtcggtggagcaGGTCGTGGTATGCACATGTGACGAGGAAGCAGCCGGATGATTTGGCTGATGTCGACCTCCTCCGTCTGATGTTCAGCTCAGAGCTGGGATAGGACAGGAAATATTCAGGTTCTGTTTTCAGACAGTTTTCAGCATGTTGACAGTTTAAATCAAACTAGAAATCAGGGTTTATCTGAATTCATGTCAGTTTATCAGAGCAATACAGGACGGATCGTCCACAGGTCTCAGTTACTGTGTCTGTCTTTTCTCACATGATGGACATTTCATTTGGATTTCTGACTCCTGTAATATCAGACAGCATCTAAAACACTTAAAGTCCTCCACTCAGAATATCTCTGTGATATCAGTGCAGTCTGCCATCTTTTGACTGCTGCTGTGCATCGCCATGTGTCGATGACACGCACAgcagtcacaggtatttatcagcttTGATTGGctctgatcagcagtgatggaaatacaacacccaGGTGAATGCCCTAATTTCAGCCCCTTTACCAGCGGGATGCAGTGAcgcaccaccacaaaatactgtctgtctctgccctcACAGTGGAGGTGGGAATCACCACTGGGTCCATAAGATATTACCACAATACTTACGTCACAATACAATTTTACtgggataaaatatattgtgattttttacctttttacagctgtaaattatgtccctgaagaaaaactttgtcaacatctgttttatctgtctgttcatcacttcagacattttgttttgcaccaaactgaaaaagcaactgattgtATTATTCTAGTCGGCTACCTAAAGTTagtatttgtcatattaataatttatataataaaaagatCAATACTTGGTGCTGTGTGATGATACGATATtagcacacaaaaatatcatgatagtGTATTGAGCTTTGTCCCTGACCAAGCAGCACTCAGACATCAAAATAACCATGGTAACATCTTCACTGGCCTCCgtgctgctctctgctgtttACTGACCTGTTTTCAGCCTGTCTGTGACGTCTAATGTAACGCACCAGAACAAAGAACAGAAAGACAAACTGGTCTGTCATCTATTTTTATCCAGTTTTCCTGTGTTTACAAAACCCATATACTCCTGGTTAGTGCtagttttggtggaaaaggttGTACTTTTAAATAAAGTCTGGAGAAGGACGTTAATAATTGCAGAGCCTTGGGGGTCTTTGGAGCCTAATGATATTATCACGATGCCTTTGGTTTGATCTCGGCTCGTTTCCCTCCCCACGTTTCCTCTCCGTCTCCACACCGTCACCTGTCAGATAAAGGTAGAGTACCCTCACAGTGCAGCTCACCTGGACAGAGATGGGTCAGTTTTCACATTCTCGTCCTGTTGTTGTCCAgcgtggaggtggaggtgctgCTCGTCAGCGATCTCTGAGCTGTCTAAGCACAGCTCTCGCTTCATACGACTGTGCAGCCAAACTCTGAACCTGCCgcagaga is part of the Epinephelus lanceolatus isolate andai-2023 chromosome 5, ASM4190304v1, whole genome shotgun sequence genome and encodes:
- the admb gene encoding pro-adrenomedullin; the encoded protein is MRLAVHTVICCCVFTTVLPLVKGATGELNTSLKKRFRVWLHSRMKRELCLDSSEIADEQHLHLHAGQQQDENVKTDPSLSSSELNIRRRRSTSAKSSGCFLVTCAYHDLLHRLHQITNKDREPNAPEKKMGSSGYGRRRRSLLDVTQLALQTGRQRRSTEAASKEISAAETTCLKIFSELPTS